In the Aquimarina spinulae genome, TGCGAGATAGGGTATCTTTTTCCGTCATGACGAGTAGCGATACAGAAATCCCCAGAAGCAATAATAACACTAATATCTGCTGTATTTAATAACTGAATACCGTTTGTATGTTTTATCACAAATCGTTGCTTATAGTTAGCCTGCTCCTCCTGTAATGCAGATTTTAAGGCTTTTAGAGTCGAATGGGTTAATGTGTCATAATCACCCTGCCGAAATAGTGTCTGGTATTTTTCTAGTGCATTTTTAAAATCGCTATCTGTATATGGTTTTAATATATATGCTATGCCATTTGTATTAAATGCTTGAAACAAATAATCATCATAAGCAGAACAAAATATTATTGGATAATTTACAGTAAATTCATCAAATAAATCAAAAGAAAGACCATCTAATAATTGAATGTCAGATAGAATGAAATCATACGTATTACTTTTTAAAAACACCTTACCATCTTCAACAGAGCGCGACCAATCATGAGAAACTTCTTCTCCAAAAAAATTATTTAAATGAGTAATTAACATCTGGTACGCCAGAATTTCATCTTCTAAAATTAAAATATTCATTCCTTTAAGATTCACTTCTTAGTTTAATAATTGGAATCGAAATTTTATATTCCAATTCCGTATTTATTATAGTAATCTCCTTATCCGATAACAACTTATATCTTGCATTTAAATTCACTAATCCAGTTCCAAAAGATTCTTCACTGGTCTTAAAATCAGATTTAGTGTTAGATACAATAATCAAATCTTCATTAATTGCTATAGTAACTTTTATGTTATTTTGTTGTCGTGGTTTATTGTGTTTTATAACGTTTTCTAACAATGTCTGCATAGCTCCTGTTGGGATAAATTTATCTGAAAGCGTTGTATTTTGTGTAATCTTAAAATTATAATCTTTACCAAATCGGGTTTCTATCAAAAATATGTAATTCTCTGCGAGCCGCATTTCTTTATGAAGCTCCATAATTTCAGAATCTTTGGTTTTAATTAAGTAGCGATAAATTAAAGATAGACGATTAACGTATTCTTTAGCTATTTCTGTATTACTATCTATTAGCGCAACTACAGAATTTAAATTATTAAACAGGAAATGAGGTTCCATTTGTGAACGTAAGAATTTTAATTCACTTTCTTTTTGTTGCTTTTGTATATCCAAAAGTTTTGTTTGGCTTTCATAAAACTTCTTTGTTAAAAGTAACCCCAAAGGCAATCCTACATTTTCAATACTTACTAATAAACCTTTAGTGATTAGATTAGGAATAGATCTATAGGCTACCATAAGGGCATTCCAATCCCAACTTTTTTCTATCGACCAAAATCCGGCAATTAGTCCAGTTATGCCAATTATCGTCATAAAAAACAGACTAAAAAAGGTAAAATGTATATACCGCTTCTTCTTGATAATATATACCGGAATTAACCAGTACATAAACAAAAAGATAAAAATAAAAATAAGGATAAATCCTGCAGAAAAATCTATCAAATATGCTCTTAGTGAAGCACCTTGTAAATAATACTCATACGAATGTAATAGTATTGGTATCAGTAGTAAATAAATACCGATTAATAGATAATCTGATTTGTTAAGACGTGTATCCATTTATATCGTAAATGTATTAATTATTGTCTTTAATTCTGTTTTGTTCTTCTTTGGATGCTTCCTTTCTACTTTTCTTTCTACTAAACTTAGAACCAAAGCTATATGAAAGTTGCAAATACACATTTTGTCGAGACTGATCGACTATTGCCTCTGCATTAATATTATCATATTTTACAACTCCATTAATTGGGCGATTTAAAATATCGTTCATTCCCATATTAACTTTTAATTGATCTTTCATAAATTTTTTACTCACTGCAACGTTTAATCCTGCCAGCCATTCGTGCTTAAATTGTCCATCCACCCCACTGGTTGAGTAATACCCCGTAAGTTCAGAATTAATACCCCACGGTAATTTGAGTTGGGCACTCGTATACCAGATTAAATTCCATCGTGCTAAATCTAGTTTTGGGGTTAAATTTTTAGATGTATATTTATTATGACTTACTATAACACCAGTAAATCCATCTAATCCTTTAATAAAGTTTAATGGCCCAAATGCTCTGAAACTCCAATTCTCATTTTTGGCTAAATTAATTACAGAACGTTTAGCTTGTCCTGTAGCATCATTCTGTGAGGTAATTTCAAACAAAACATCGGTAGTTTCTTTATAGTTAACACTAAAAAACGGCTGTTCATCATACGTTAAACTAAATTGAAAACTGTTTGTAAACTCTGGTTTAAGATTTGGGTTACCTTCTTCAAAAGTATAGGGATCATAATAGTATACAAAGGAATTTAATGAATTATATGAAGGCCTGCGAATACGATAACTATACGATAAGTTTGCACTAAATTCCTCGGTTAACTTTCTAGTAATTGTAGCACTTGGAAATAGTTTTGATATGTTTCTTGTTTGGGTTTCATTAGTATTAGTAGATGTTCCTTTGGTATTACTATCTTCCCAGCGTAGACCTCCAGACAATAACCAATTCCCTAATTTAGTATCCAGTTTAGAATACAATGCAATGATATTTTCATCTACCAAAAAACGATTGCTTTGGTCAATGTCTAAAACAAAACCCTGATTGCTGTCTTCTGTAAAAGAACGTAAATCACTATCTGTATCTACCACTGAATATTTTGCACCTACCATTACATTAAAAACATCATTAAAAGATCGCTTATAATCCCCTTTATAGGTAAATATCTCATAATTACCATCCTGAAAATAACGCTGGTTATCATACAGAATAGAACTTTGTCCAACCTGATACAAGTTATCAATGTTCTTATTCTTATAATTAATATAGTTAAAGTCTAAAACAAGGGTATTGTTATCGGTATCAAATTCATAATATGGATTAATGCTAAAAATAGTTCGTTCTCTATCATAATTATATGCTGTTATCAACGTATTAGATATATCGTTTTCAATGATAGAAGTATTGTTTGATGCAACTCTGTTTGAGTTTGTTTGAATTCCCCTTGCGCTTATTCCAATACTATGATGATTATTTATATAGTAATCTAATCCTCCACTAACCCGAAACGGTGTTGGATCATATGGAGAAATAGTAGCCTGATCATAGATTTGATTATTAACCTGGCGCTTTAAAAACAAATCTTCACGAGAAGTAGATTTTTGATATCCAGTACTCATTTGCCAATTTAATTTGTTTTTATAACTCGCTAAAGAAGCACTAGCACCATAATTAAATTCATTATTGTACCCCGTATTTAGTTTGATATTTCCGTGAGTTCCTAATTTTACATTTTTCATTAGAATAATGTTTATCAGCGGACCAGAACCTTCTGCATCTAATTGAGCACCAGGCTGTTGGACTAATTCAATTTTTGCAATATTATCGGCGGGCATATCTCGTAAAAGTGAAGCTATATCCATATAATCAGTTGTCTTTCCATTTATTAAAATTCTAATATTTCGTTGGCCTCCATAGCTTAGTTTTCCGTTGGTAACAATAACCCCTGGTAGCTTTTTCATTACATCTTGAAGATTAGAGTTTACCATTTCAGATTTCTCAAGATCTACAATCAATTTTTCTGCAGTTTGTCGTATTACGGGTCTAGAAGATGTTATAACGACCTCATTTAATGTTTGTGTTTCTTCTTCTAGAACAAAATTTACTACTTTTCTTACACTTTCTTTTGAAAGCAAAAAAGGTTCAGATTTTTGGGTTTTAAACCCGAGTATAGAAATTTCTACCCAGTAGTTGCCAGCAGGAATATTTTCAAAAATATAGCTCCCATTATTATCGCTAACAGCACCTGTCAGACTATTCGATATATCAGATGAGTGTAAAATAATATTAGCAAATTCTAATGGTGAATTTGTGTTTTCGGTAACCGTTCCCAAAATTGTATTTTGTGCATTACTGAACAAAATTCCCAGGAAAAAAACTAACGTGATTTTGATTGATGTATTCATGACTTTTCTTTTTTTACACGGTAAAATTGCATGATACGCTAATGGCTTAAAACCAGATTCTGACGAATCAGGATAAAAAAAAGATGAAGAGTTTCTTATAGCGGATAAAGTCTATTAGACATATGAATTCTAATAAATCCTTTGAAGGATTAAAAAATAGCCTCATATTTGCGTCATAATTTTGAACCAAAAAAACAAGTTTCAAGCCTATGTTATTATTTTTCACATATAAAAAGGACGCTGTAAGGCCGTTTTTAAATCAAGAATATAGGTAGTAAACTATACATAAGATATAAAAATCATAAGCGTCCAATACATTGGACGCTTTTTTTATCATCTTTTTTGTATATCTATTTTATCAAACAAAAATGGTATTTGAGAGATAAACATCAGAACAGCAATTGGTTACCAAACAGGTTAATATCCGTTAAAAAACGGACAGGGATTCTCATGCCTAAAAACAACATAAAACACTGATCATCAGTAAATTAAATTTTAAATTTTAGTTGTATAATTAAAAAATAGATTACATATTTGCACCGCAGTTTATAAATTGCAAAACCATAAATAGTTAATCTTTAATAACCGAAGTAATATGATTTTTACAAACATATATTGCAACACTCCAAAAGAACCAGGTTCTTTTAAGAGTATGCTTCGGGACTTCACCAATACATAATTTCCATTATATATGAGAAGAAGTCCGAAGCCATAAAGTTTCGGATTTTTTATTTTTCCTTTTAATCAGACTGCATTGTCACACTAAGTCCTTAGGTAAACTTAGGACAGACTTTGTCGAAGTGTAATTGAAATCTCAATAAAATCTCTCGAAACATTTTATCAAGTTTATGTCAGTAATGAAAATTCATTACATCACTCATTATTGGCAAATATCAAAACCTATACTAATGGGAAAGAAACTAAGCGGAAAGGATCTAATTAAATTAGGCTTTCCAAAGAATAATAGTATTAATGTGACTTTGGGTCAGATTAATCGATATCAAAAGAGAGTAAAAAAAGAACATATATTAATTGAAGCCAAAAAAGTATTGCTTAATCCAGAAGCATATCAGGGTGATGGTATCTGGGGGAAAATAGCAGAGAGTTTATTAAAACCAGTAGAAGTCAAAAGGCATGCATTAAAAACAACTCGATCTCCTTTCCAAATCTATGGGGAGAATGAAATTGATGAACAAGCAAAATATCAATTGTTTGATGCCTTAAAATTACCGGTTGCAACCGCAGGAGCTTTAATGCCAGATGCACATACAGGATATGGTCTTCCTATCGGAGGAGTACTGGCAACAAAGAATGCTGTGATTCCTTATGGAGTTGGAGTCGATATTGGATGTAGAATGTGTTTAACAGTCTATCCAATAGCAATTTCTTATCTCAAAGGAAAAAAGCATCAGTTAGAGAATATACTTTCTGAACATACCAAGTTCGGAATGTATGAAACTCATAAGATAAAGCATGATCATGAGATCTTTGAACGAGATGAATTTAAAACCATCCCGTTAGTCAAAAGATTGAAAGACAAAGCGTATAAGCAATTAGGTACTTCTGGTGGTGGTAATCACTTTGTAGAGTTTGGAGTAATTACAATTACCGATACAACGAACGAATGGGGGTTGCAGACTGGCGAATATTTAGGAGTGTTATCACATAGCGGCTCAAGAGGGTTGGGAGCCAATATCG is a window encoding:
- a CDS encoding TonB-dependent receptor domain-containing protein, with protein sequence MNTSIKITLVFFLGILFSNAQNTILGTVTENTNSPLEFANIILHSSDISNSLTGAVSDNNGSYIFENIPAGNYWVEISILGFKTQKSEPFLLSKESVRKVVNFVLEEETQTLNEVVITSSRPVIRQTAEKLIVDLEKSEMVNSNLQDVMKKLPGVIVTNGKLSYGGQRNIRILINGKTTDYMDIASLLRDMPADNIAKIELVQQPGAQLDAEGSGPLINIILMKNVKLGTHGNIKLNTGYNNEFNYGASASLASYKNKLNWQMSTGYQKSTSREDLFLKRQVNNQIYDQATISPYDPTPFRVSGGLDYYINNHHSIGISARGIQTNSNRVASNNTSIIENDISNTLITAYNYDRERTIFSINPYYEFDTDNNTLVLDFNYINYKNKNIDNLYQVGQSSILYDNQRYFQDGNYEIFTYKGDYKRSFNDVFNVMVGAKYSVVDTDSDLRSFTEDSNQGFVLDIDQSNRFLVDENIIALYSKLDTKLGNWLLSGGLRWEDSNTKGTSTNTNETQTRNISKLFPSATITRKLTEEFSANLSYSYRIRRPSYNSLNSFVYYYDPYTFEEGNPNLKPEFTNSFQFSLTYDEQPFFSVNYKETTDVLFEITSQNDATGQAKRSVINLAKNENWSFRAFGPLNFIKGLDGFTGVIVSHNKYTSKNLTPKLDLARWNLIWYTSAQLKLPWGINSELTGYYSTSGVDGQFKHEWLAGLNVAVSKKFMKDQLKVNMGMNDILNRPINGVVKYDNINAEAIVDQSRQNVYLQLSYSFGSKFSRKKSRKEASKEEQNRIKDNN
- a CDS encoding LytR/AlgR family response regulator transcription factor, with protein sequence MNILILEDEILAYQMLITHLNNFFGEEVSHDWSRSVEDGKVFLKSNTYDFILSDIQLLDGLSFDLFDEFTVNYPIIFCSAYDDYLFQAFNTNGIAYILKPYTDSDFKNALEKYQTLFRQGDYDTLTHSTLKALKSALQEEQANYKQRFVIKHTNGIQLLNTADISVIIASGDFCIATRHDGKRYPISQSIGVLKGQLAPSKFFKINRSQIIHIEYIDTIENHFKNRLLITMKGYPEKVMTSTSITSMFRKWLEQ
- a CDS encoding sensor histidine kinase; its protein translation is MDTRLNKSDYLLIGIYLLLIPILLHSYEYYLQGASLRAYLIDFSAGFILIFIFIFLFMYWLIPVYIIKKKRYIHFTFFSLFFMTIIGITGLIAGFWSIEKSWDWNALMVAYRSIPNLITKGLLVSIENVGLPLGLLLTKKFYESQTKLLDIQKQQKESELKFLRSQMEPHFLFNNLNSVVALIDSNTEIAKEYVNRLSLIYRYLIKTKDSEIMELHKEMRLAENYIFLIETRFGKDYNFKITQNTTLSDKFIPTGAMQTLLENVIKHNKPRQQNNIKVTIAINEDLIIVSNTKSDFKTSEESFGTGLVNLNARYKLLSDKEITIINTELEYKISIPIIKLRSES
- a CDS encoding RtcB family protein, giving the protein MGKKLSGKDLIKLGFPKNNSINVTLGQINRYQKRVKKEHILIEAKKVLLNPEAYQGDGIWGKIAESLLKPVEVKRHALKTTRSPFQIYGENEIDEQAKYQLFDALKLPVATAGALMPDAHTGYGLPIGGVLATKNAVIPYGVGVDIGCRMCLTVYPIAISYLKGKKHQLENILSEHTKFGMYETHKIKHDHEIFERDEFKTIPLVKRLKDKAYKQLGTSGGGNHFVEFGVITITDTTNEWGLQTGEYLGVLSHSGSRGLGANIAKHYTYLATKQCPLPKHVQQLAWLDLDTHDGQEYWLAMNLAGDYAQACHDDIHARIAKLLGSKPIAKIENHHNFAWKQEVNGEECIVHRKGATPAAKGELGIIPGSMTAPGYIVRGLGNEASLQSASHGAGRLHSRRKCKEKFTRSEIKKQLKAHDVTLIGGGIDEAPMAYKNIEKVMANQQELVEIVGTFTPKIVRMDK